The following proteins are encoded in a genomic region of Canis lupus baileyi chromosome 30, mCanLup2.hap1, whole genome shotgun sequence:
- the KRTAP11-1 gene encoding keratin-associated protein 11-1: protein MSFNCSPRNCSSRPIGGHCTVSVAPAATASTHDADCLSGIYLPSSFHTGSWLLDHCQGTTCESAVCQPTCYQPNSCSSSSGQVTCSRQTTCVSNPCSTTYSRPLTFVSRGCQPVGGISTVCQPVGGVSTVCQPACGVSRTYQRSCMSSCRRTC from the coding sequence ATGTCCTTCAACTGTTCCCCAAGGAACTGCTCTTCCAGGCCGATTGGAGGACACTGCACTGTCTCAGTAGCTCCAGCTGCCACAGCTTCTACCCATGATGCTGACTGCCTGAGTGGCATCTATTTGCCCAGTTCCTTCCAcactggctcctggctcctggacCACTGTCAGGGGACTACCTGTGAGTCTGCTGTTTGCCAGCCAACCTGTTACCAGCCAAATTCCTGCAGCTCCAGCTCTGGACAGGTGACCTGCTCTCGACAAACCACCTGTGTCTCCAATCCCTGCTCAACTACCTATAGCCGACCACTCACCTTTGTCTCCAGGGGCTGTCAGCCCGTGGGTGGCATCTCTACTGTGTGCCAACCAGTGGGAGGAGTCTCCACTGTCTGCCAACCAGCCTGCGGGGTCTCCAGGACATACCAGCGGTCCTGCATGTCCAGCTGTCGAAGAACTTGCTAA